In one Kamptonema formosum PCC 6407 genomic region, the following are encoded:
- a CDS encoding ISAs1 family transposase yields the protein MDTLISFLKKVNDPRQTSGKRHPLWLILLLVIMGFMLGYLGYRDFGTFAKCNQKLIVKTFNLTIDRVPSYSTIRRVMMLVNTSDLIDAFNQWASQLTTSIDLTDWVSIDGKCLRSTCQNPQNSTHDFVSIVSLFSQNTGLVVRVQKFENKKSSEIRQAQELVKGYPDRGNIFTLDALHCQKETTTLITESKNDYIIALKGNQKNLFKQVVNIIENQPPKSQAESVDISHGRHLVRKVSVFDIPPQKLKDFERLKWGNITSLIKVERSGARGKKIMNILLITLAAYRHQPKYLRQKSEVI from the coding sequence ATGGATACTCTAATCTCTTTTTTGAAAAAAGTCAATGACCCACGCCAAACCAGCGGGAAAAGACATCCCTTATGGCTAATATTACTATTGGTTATTATGGGATTCATGTTGGGTTATTTGGGATATAGAGATTTCGGAACCTTTGCTAAATGCAACCAAAAACTGATCGTTAAAACTTTTAATCTCACTATTGATAGAGTCCCATCTTATTCTACTATTAGACGAGTAATGATGTTGGTCAATACCTCAGATTTAATCGACGCATTTAATCAATGGGCTAGTCAGCTAACTACCTCAATAGACTTGACTGATTGGGTATCAATTGATGGTAAATGTCTCAGAAGTACCTGCCAAAATCCCCAGAATAGCACTCACGATTTTGTCTCAATTGTGTCCTTATTCAGTCAGAATACTGGTTTGGTTGTCAGAGTCCAAAAATTTGAAAACAAAAAAAGTTCTGAAATCAGACAGGCGCAAGAGCTAGTCAAGGGTTATCCCGATCGAGGGAACATATTTACATTGGATGCTTTGCACTGTCAAAAAGAGACAACTACTTTGATTACTGAGTCTAAAAATGATTATATTATCGCTCTTAAAGGCAATCAAAAAAACTTGTTTAAACAGGTTGTGAATATTATCGAAAATCAACCACCTAAAAGTCAAGCAGAATCAGTAGATATTAGTCATGGTCGTCACCTGGTTAGAAAGGTATCTGTCTTTGATATTCCTCCCCAGAAGCTCAAGGATTTTGAGAGATTAAAATGGGGTAATATTACCAGTTTAATTAAAGTGGAAAGAAGTGGCGCTCGTGGTAAAAAGATTATGAACATCTTACTTATTACATTAGCAGCTTATCGGCATCAGCCGAAATATTTGCGTCAAAAATCCGAGGTCATT